The nucleotide window CCGTCGAATTCGGTAAACTACGGAATGCGTTACAAACGAAGTGATATCTCCAGTGGCACCTCGCACTGGCGCCATTAAGTCCCATTTCCTCCTACCAGTTCACTTTCTCTCTCCAtcttgatttttcttcttcttctacattggAACTACCAAGAGAAAAGATCACAATTAATTgctccaaatgtaatagtcAGCGTCAGATGGTTTTCCAAATACAATCTtttgcaatgaaaaaaaaaaattggaatgaGCAAACAACCGAACAATACGAGATGGTTTCGgttgtttgttttagtttctttatttttcgtttcttaCCCCCCACTAAATTCCGGTTTTTGCTATTTCCACTGTCGTCCTCTGGATCTGTAAATCGCCTGACATTCTTTATTTAGCGTTTTCTCCAACCTGTGTTTTCATCctttttggaagaaaaagagaaaatcgtCATTTAGTAATGTTTTCGACAACACACGTGATGGATTCCAGTCAAGGGCCCAGTGGAAGTAGCACCCCAGCCGTGGGTTTACgggggaagaaaacaaataaagataCGAAACCAACACAAAATTGAGAGAGAAAGTGAAACGATTTGCATCCATCCAAAACAATAGGTGATGGAGCCTTCCTGTTTTAAAGATCTTTACGCTTTTTATGGTCCTCTTTAAGTATGCtcatctttttccttttctgttGGTTTATAACTAGCCACGGCCATCTTCTGCCGTCTCAGCCTCGTCAAGTGCCTCTTATACTGCCGGCAGCAGCAGTGGAACCTTGGCATCCAATCCAAAGTACATCCCCATGCAAACCCGCGTTCGTTTTGGACAACTGGGTTCGGCGAAAGGGCAATTCAATTCCCCTCATGGCTTCTGTTTGGGCATTGATGAAGATATCGTCGTCGCGGACACCAACAATCATCGCATTCAGGTTTATCTGCCGCGTGTTATTGATTTGATTCTTGTTTAACATTTCAATTATGTAGATATTCGACAAAGACGGGCTGTTTAAACATGACTTCGGCAATCCTGGCAAAGAAGAAGGCCAACTTTGGTATCCGCGTAAAGTTGCCGTCATTCGCCAGACCGGAAAAATCGTAGTGTGTGATCGCGGAAACGAACGCTCAAGAATGCAAATTTTCTCACGAACAGGCCAGTTTATCAAACGGATCGTCATACGGTAATGCgaaaagttttttgtttttttttaggattACATGCTAAATTGATTTCGGTGTTCTTGGTTTCTAGATACATCGATATTGTCGCTGGCTTAGCCATCAATGAACAAGGTCATATTGTGGCAGTCGATTCAGTGTCACCGACCGTCTTCCGCATTACCGAAAATGGCGAACTCATTAAATGGTTTGATGTGTCTGATCGGATGCGCGAGCCGTCGGATTTGGCCATTCACGGAAAAGAGTACTATATCTGTGATTTCAAGGTACGCATCGATTTCAAGGTTGAAAAGCGCTTCGAGGTCGTTAAAATGTTGGATAAAATTTAGGGTCATTGCGTGGTGGTGTTCAACGAAGAGGGCGATTACGTTCGTCGAATCGGATGCGAGTCCATCACCAATTTCCCCAATGGGATCGATATATCGGATGCTGGTGATGTACTTATCGGAGATTCGCATGGAAATCGCTTCCATGTCGCCGTGTTTTCTCGTAGTGGTTCGTTACTCTCCGAGTTTGAGTGCCCACACGTCAAGGTTTCGCGCTGCTGCGGACTCAAGATAACATCGGAAGGATTTGTGGTGACACTTGCGAAAAACAACCATTACGTTCTCGTGCTCAACACGCTGTACATTGTCTAAGAAGAAGGCGCACCAACAAACCAAGGTCGTGGGACGCCGACGGTTTAAAGTGGGAAAAGACGTTTTGCTTCCAAAACCGGCGGCGGTGCCCAAGTCATCAGAGGATTTCTCTCATTCGTTCAACAGTGTGACCCGACAGCGCAGGTCACCCAACACTTTGTGCCTTCGACTGCGtccctttctctttttacaCACTCactgatgttttcttttcgatgGCCAGTTTACGGATACTTAACTGTTCATTTTCAAGCGTTACTTTTTGATCCCTCCTCCGACAGGCCTGTAgaatggtttatttttaactgCTTGTGCCAGTTAAGCAGGTCCAGTGAATTGTTCAAGGATGGAGAACATTTTCAATGGCCGTCATACCGAAGGGTGTGCATGACGAGCGGGTCCATTTATTGATTATAACCTTCAGCGAGGTGGCGAACTTCTGCACCAATCATTGAGCAATATTTAGAGTgaatttctcattttcttttccttcacCTGGAACCTGAATTTGTTTGATGCTAATCGTTCCTAGTCACTCCCCCCTTTTCGTCCTATCCCCACCAAGTACTACGGAACTGTTTCGAGTCAAGGAAACGAAAATCTGACGTCGTGTCTTCCATTTTTTGCGATAACTGGATACCCGAATTGCAATTCGTTGTggttttttcctcttttttttgttgcgaCTAGGAGTAGATGACGTAAATCACTTTGCCACATTCCAATTCTTTGTTTATTATGTGAAATCAAGTCAGAGCAAAGcccctctttttgtttttcttccaagAAAATAGTCATGATGTTCGTGAAATAGCTGTTTAGTTGTCAAcatccaaaaaaagaaaaaaaaaaaaaaaagaataatccGGAAATTTCAAGGTATACAGAAAGTCATGGAATAAAACGTGccttaaattttcttttgtctgcCCCCAGTCCACCAGAAGATAAGATAAAAACCTAGATTTCGTATATGTATTCTCCCCAATCATCtctcaaaattattttgtttttgctaaTGCGGTTTTGAAACCTATGGGCTTTGTCCTTTCTAGTTTATCTACCACGATCTAGTTTTAACCGTTTTGTTATTGGTTAACTCACTTTCCTTGTCTTTGCGGTTGTGGAAGTCCCGATGATATTCAAAATGTGAATCTACTCCATGATATCAGTTTGTATTTCCATCCATTATCAACGAACAATGTTTTCCTCGTCGAGAAAGAGGAGGCAAAGATCCCACTTCCACACGAGAAATGTTTTCGCTTTGTAATGGGTAGTCATGtgctgattttcttctttttttttcccccctcgtGTATCGCGTCCAAGCTCAATATTCCGTTTGCCAATTGTCTcgatctttttttcttttctttttttttttctcctcttgCGTTTCCGTTCCAACTGTTTAAAACGCTCGGCCGTTTGTTTGTCTATGTTTTTCAAATGAGAAGTCACTTTTGAAATAACTCTAATCCTTGGCCACGGAAGCTTTACGTCTTTCGACGCCAGATGAGCCagttatatatatatctagaTTCTCGTGTATCCCAAGTCTTTCTGCGTGACTGAGTGTGTCGTTTCGTTTATCACGTGCTTGCTTTTTCTCCGGGCCAGTGCGACAGAGAGCGAAGAGTCGGATGGCAAACTCGCCTTCCAGTTGATCCACATATCCTATTATGCTTCTTCGTTcttcccttcctttttttttctctttcttttctttacgtTCAGTCCATCTTTCCTCATCATCCGGGCTAGCCAAATGTCCAAAaccaagaattttttttttctttcttttttcttttgttgtcaTTGTTCTTAGCGTAtacgcctttttcttttttctccaggGTTCGCTTTCTTTTAGTTTCTATGTCCGTTGCAAAGAGACCTTGGTGCCACCGTTATGTATCCACGTCATAATTCGCGCAAGTGAAGGAGCTCCGTCTCCTAGGAAACGAaatctatttttcatttactcTAGagttggtaaaaaaaaaaataataattaaataaaacctCCTGGAATTGGCGATCCCTTGTCAAGTATGTTTGTCGTCACGCTTTTGACCAtcttttgtggtttttttcttctcgctGCTTCTTTTGGCCGCAATccttgtgttttctttttcattcacTTCGTGAATCAATTCTCTATAATCTACATAAATCTGTTTgattgttcctttttttttacacgatgtgtattgattttctttttctctttttaaaaccATTGAATACACAGTTTTTTTGCATTCGCTCGTGTTGATTCATTTGGGGGAGAGAGACTGTCAATAATTTAGCACTGAATTGGTTGCAGTTCAAGTTTACCTACTTTGCCACTTACGTAATGATAGTTTGCCACGAATAAgcaattcaaataaaaaagaaaagagaacagcCATGTTTTCTGAAAGGTTAAGCCGAGAAAAAAGTGCCATCACATAGCTTCCTTTTTATTGTTAGCCTCAGCTTGGTACAGCAGTAGTCGTAGAGTCGCAACTATCGATCGTTCCAAGTCATATCCCTAACTCGCGTACAAACAGAACCACACTAGAAGAAGCGTAGAAACGAAACACTTTTTTTCCTACCTTCTCTGTATATTTGGTTGAACTAGTACTACTTCTTGAGCTGAATTACAATCCCTAACACGTAGTTATCTTCCAACTGAAGCCAACAGTAACGTTTGCAAAATTTTATGTAGACAATAAACGCATAAATCGCAATGAGAAAATGTCTGTCAGCTAACTTATATtacataataattttttttttacaagttaATGTACAGAATGGTTGCATCGTGAAGTGCTTTTCGACGTTCCAAGTGCCAAAACATATTTTCATTCATCATTTCATTCGTCTTAACGTCAAAGAAGTAAGTTTTAGTTATGAGTTTGTAGTTTACGTGATAAAGACACCACGTCTACGCGACGACAGACGCTAACGGGGTCAACATACATATCGTCAGAAAGCGGCTTATGCTATCGCTAAGTAGCACGTTTTGCTATTTATTCGTTTCAATGACAAAAGTTTTTTCAAAACCTATTTGTTTGAAAGActactattaaaaaaaatagttaagAGTTTCGATCGCGTCACTGATATTGAGAAAATAGTTTATCGTAAATCAGATACTTACAGCACTCTTCGTTTCGGATACTACATCATAAACGTAAACAACTAGGTTTTAGCCAAGAAATGGAACTAGCAGACGCAGTGAAACAATAAGCAGACGAAAATGAGACGtcctttttaaattattgtAATGGAACCCATCGTTGAAGTGATTATTGTCTGAGGTAAGCCATTTTTACAAACTTATCCCGATCACGACGACAGGTTTAAGAGCACTTCTGTGTAAACTAGCTTTCTTCGGTTTCCCGTGTAATGTTCATAATTTTTGTTAGGGTCGGCGATCGATAGTAGGCATACCATGGATAGAGAGCATTTGAGCAAGTTGAACAGCATGAATCCTTAGGGTTGAAAAGCAACGTAATCTCGCTTATTGTAAGGTTGGCATTGTTTGTTGAGTGCATCTCTAAGAATCCCGTTTAATTCCTGGGTACTATGTAATCCAACGTCAATAAACACAACTAACATTTCAGGTGAATCCTTACGTCTAGTATGAAACTTATGTTCGACGTATTCCATAATGCAGCATAGCCTAGGGTGTCGTAGTGCTAGCCATGTTCATTGCGCTCGTCTGTTTAAAGTGGCCATAGGCATACGCGTTCGTTAAAAAGCACAGCGCAACCGGATCCTTTTTGCCAacggttttttcttctttggggAAATTTGCCAACAAATCCGACTATCGAGGTTGACTAACCGGGACTTgcaaaaacctttttttttgttacgaCGATTCTGCaagtaccttttttttctttcttcaagcTAACAAGCTGCTTTCTGCGAACTTTATCTGACTTTCCTCGTACACCTAATTAACCATTATTCTTTTTCGAAGAACACTACCCCAAAATTCCGGTGACGCTAacattcctttttcttttgagaatgCCATAGTTTAACAATCAATTTGAAGTTGAAACTCTATAGCACCAAGGCAAGTCTATCGTGATTCGTAAATGTCTAGAACCTTTGCTGTTTGGAATAATGGAAATTTTTTCTAGGTTCCCATTAGAGAGCAGCGAACACGTTTAGCTTAGAGGACGAGGAATAATCTGTGTGTTGGTCAAGACGTTTAACACGAAAAGAGTAATACAGAGGACGTGGGCTTTGCAGAATGAAATTCCTAGTTCAAAAGTGATCAAGAATGCTCAAGATACGGAAAGGTAATTGAGATCAAAAGGGGTGCGCAATCGATACAGTGTGGCTACAACCGTTCTACCACGTTGCTGATATTGATGACCAAAAGCTAGGGCTGACGTCACTGGATAACTCTGCCGAGATCTGGGTAGTAAATACGGTCACTATTATTaatcaaaacttttttttgctttactaTGATACTAAGATATAAACTAGAAAAATATTATATTAACAGGCCGACGTTTTGCTTTGCCAAACagcttgtttttttattttgataaaTTTCAACATGATCATGGTAGATATTCGTTTACTTCCCGTTTTTAAACGTCAGTCTCAAGCAAGTCCACACTTGTAGCTAAACTGAGACGAGAAAAAACGAGGCTTACTAATATTTGGGCTAAAAGAAAACTATCGATCGGGTTGGTTCACCATTCGCAAGAAATACTGTCTCTCGGAAACGAGAAAATATAATGAGAATTAGCTGGAATATTGGTCATCCAAATGTGAGAATTGCTTTGCCATGTTATGGAAAGGATATTCCCCATGGGGTTAAGAACTCTTTCTGAATTCCTGTTCCAACTTCGTTTGCCAATTATCGATCGACCAGGGAGATTCAAAAATCAAACCATTTCCTTTCACAAGCCAGCATTCTAAATAAACCAATTACTATATTCTAAAGAGGAACACAAAAAtggaatttgaaaattttcatCAAATTGTCACCTCATTATTGACAAGTGTGTATTGATTTGacaaaagttaaaaaagagaaaagtaaaaactagCAGAGGGATTTACAACCCAACATTCAATATAGTACTGAATAATGAAATTAAGACGATAACTTGTGAAAGCAAGGATGGTACACTGTGTCAGCTAGTGGATCACttcttgcaaaaaaaaatgagtatCTGAGGAAATTGGAGTCATTCTATCAGGAATTGGGCCCCAGATTAGCGTTTGATGACACTTGGGGTTGGCCAGAATCTGAAATTGTTTTATTGGAACTCAAATTAAATCGATAAACAGACATAAATGGTAAGATTCTAtaagaaacacaaacaaaaagtaCCTTCACATGACAGTCTGGCAAAATTTGTAGGTAATTCTGCAGTTGAGACCCTTGACTGTGGGCAATAAATATCAGGTATGGCATTACGACGGCCTGTTCGACCAGAATTTAGAAAATCTTCTTCGATCTTAACATGTGCACCACAGTCCTCAGTGGTTGAGCTTCCGGATGAATTTTCAATCGACATATTCGTACTGCTAGTGGAAGCAGTCGCCATGTAAATTAACCAAGGAGAGTCAAAGCAATGCCCAAGACAAAACCTTCTTCACCGccatgtttatttaaattattcGAATTTCACAACAATCAACACGATATCCAATCTCGTTTCACTAGTAACTCTTACACTCCTCTGAAGTTATAGCACTACCCACACTGCACAGTATATGAGACATCACAGATCGACCACGAGAATTCGTCTCGACGATCCTCGTTTTCCCACCCTCCAAATgaagttgtttttcttttccagtgcATATAGAGTCATCTAACGGTGATGAAACACACGCTTCTCTTGTGACggtaaaaaccaaaaagatgCATCATGATCTGCACAATGATTAGCTTATATTACTTGTCACATGTTTCCTATCCGATCGCTCTGTGGAGTCTGGTAGGAATAGAACTTGGCCAAGAATACTATCCAGAGAACGAGCATAGAGATTACCATGATGGCGTAACTGAACCCTTTCTAAACAGCCTAAAACCACTAAAACGCTCAAGTCTGTGCCATCGTAGTAAACTTCAAGCGCAATCTGTAACTGAACGACCCAATGGCTGATAAAACTATTTAATTATGTGGGACTAGTAACTACTCGCTCGAACGCTTTCCAGCTCAAAATCACGTAAGCTAGGGAAACCTAGCTTAAGTTCACACGACagaaaaatgagattgatctcatttttaaataagatTTTTGAACGTTTTACGCACTACGTAGGCAAAATCTAACACGcttgtcttcattttctttttttttgtattattgtTGTTTCTAGTCTGTTCTTATACCTTAAATCTCGCCACTGTTTACTTCTGttaactaaatttttaaattctgctATTCTATTCTATTCTTTTATGTTGATATTATTAACAAGTACTCAAATTGACAAACACTACATCTATGAGTAGAAAGTGAAAGTTTGaattaacgttaaaaaccgaCTTACGTAAGTGCAGAGTGCTGTAGTGTGAACAGACTACGAAGATTTTAACGTAATTTTTGGttcgtaaaaaacgaaatgaaatttACGTAGGAAAAACGTAAACGAAGAACGTAATACGTTGTACGCAAtacgtagaaaagagctgtcgtgtgaacgatactttaacAAGAGAGTTACATTATTACTGAGTGCCTTGATGTTCACGTAACAGTACTACTAGAATGGATTTTTTGACGTCAAATCAAAGAGTTAGCTTGAATGAAGCATTTAAGGTTCTCAAAAGAGAACTGAAACATTTCAGAAAAAGTTCTCTTTCTGTACGCCTACTGATTATTTCCAATATGAACGAAAGATTTTTCTACAATAttccagttttttctttcgttttaagcagagtcatagaacctaTCAAcaggttctatgactctggttttAAGTTTAAATTTTAAGCCGTTTATTTCTCTATCGCAATCTTGCAGCGCTGTATGTGCATCTGCAATATTTAGGCAGAAGACGGCTCGGCACGAACGAGTcggaagcaaaaaaataacaaatagcgAAATAAATAACtttgaattgaaatttatACATGGCTTGGAGTACTATGTTATGTATTTGTCGGCTAAGATATAACGTTGTGTCAGCATCGCGAATTAAAACATTTCTGGTGGAATACTCAACCAGGTGCAAaacgtttgtttttcaaattttggttCTCCGCGACGGTAAACGGAGACGTATAAATTATGCATTTCATTATATCCCATTCTCATTGAAAGTAGAACTTTGGTTGAAGTTGGAAAACTTGAAACACCAAAAATTCAAGGCAAATATGATGCTGGGCAGCTTTTCCTTCATCGTGTTTTTGGCTACAGAGGTGTCATTCTTTTTCCTTGGGTAAATTGTTATCTTATCCACATTATAATATTAAagcaaatttaaattttgatttgatttcagTCAGCTAGAGTTTATGACCGTGATATTTTGGCTAACAAGAAAGCCACAAAgtatgtatttttaaaatgcaaataCACATTTTATAGAAAGTGTGCAAACTGAATGTGATGTGCTGCACCAAATATATTTCAAAGTGTAACAGGTTTGCTGTAACACAgagatttcaaaaatttagCCATTCAAAGCAAAGTCCTTGCAATTTCAACATTACTGTAAAATATATTTGTTGCATCACAGGATGGGTTAAGGGTAGGGATGCAATAGATTCTTTGTGCCACCTTGGATAGCCATAGCCTATGTCTACTAGTTAAGACTAGCTAACATAGTCTTTCTTCTTACATAGAACTCCTGATTCTGAGGTAAATACCTCCAATCAAATTGGCAGAGAAGTTAAAGGCCGAAATCACATGTATTATCAGGTGCTTATTGATTCCAGGGACTGCCCTCATATTGTAAGTATAGTTTGTGTCTTACATTTGATTCAGTTTTCATGACCCAAGCTAGTTAAACTACAACTTGCATTTATCAAGAGAGCCCAAACAGAGGCGGTTACATTTTTGGGTCAACAAGAAAATAGCAAGTCGCTTTATGCCATACCGGGTCTAGACTATGCCGCGCATGAAGATGTCTTGCCCTATCGAACTACTGAGCACCAACCGCTTTGTCACGAGctgtttgaaaaatttctAATGCCTGATCCAGATAAAGGTTACTATTTCTTACTCAGTTaagtttattttcttaataCGGATTCCTTTATATGTTTAACATCGATAAACGAAGTGCAGATCCGCCGTTCGAAGCAAGAGAAACGTTACGAGCAtggcaagaaaaaaatcacCCTTGGCTGGAATTGTCAGATGTCCACAAGGAGACGACAGAGAACATTCGTGTGACGGTCACGCCCTTTTACATGGGATGCCGGGAGTCGCAGAGTTCCACAGTCTTTTGGGTTGGTattttgattgaaaccaaCAAATTTCCAGATATATGTTTTTGAACTGCTCAGTGGCGGTACTGCATTCGACTTGAAAACTTAGGAGAACTATCGGTACAGTTACGTGAGCGGCATTGGCGTATTTTCAGTCTTTCGGGTACTCTAGAAACCGTTAGAGGAAGAGGAGTTATTGGACAGGTAGCATACGACAATGGCCATAGTGTCAACTGACATTTTACTTATAATATCGTATTAGGAACCAGTACTATCGCCTCAGCAACCCGCTTTTCAGTACAGCAGCCATATTTCCCTTCAAGCACCATCAGGGCATATGTGGTAATTCTACATGATTAATTTTTGTCCCCACTGTTTTACCGATCACTGACATAAGCCAAAAATAAAGGTGatattttgtaataaataGGGGAACTTTCCGTATGGAGAGAGAGGACGGACATACATTTGACTGCCGCATTCCTCCCTTTTCTTTGGAAAGTAAGAACGAGGATAATAATTTACCAACTGGCGGGGTTTAATGAAGGCGTTCATTTAACTGAATGACAAATTATGTATGAAAGACGAAAGTTACTTTTGGCCTTTTAGTTTCTTCTCTAGGATTATCAAAGATCTTCGTTCTCCTAAAATGTGTCGagttttttaatatttgaaaATTGAGTTTTGTTCACGAAGAGTTTTCATTTATTGGTGCGGCCATTATTCGTTCTCTATGCATTCATTCGTCTTCCTCAAAGTCGACGTCCGCTGGACACTACAATATTGATAAATGGAGCGCATCATTGAACGGTggataaaatttcaaaataatgGACTTACGTAAAAATCAATGTAACAGTTGTGATTATCTTCTACTTTGATCATGAACTGGAAACAAATTAGTCCCGTATCGTCTATGCGTAGCGACACCTTTTGCGCTATTCCAAGTGGTCTAATAGATGGTTTCATCAACGAAAGTTTATACCTAAATACCCAAACGTTCATAATACACTATTCAAGATTTTAATAATTGTTTTATACTTAAACGACACCGGAGATGTACAACGAAGGCTTTCGATAACATCACTAGCCTTTGGAATGTCAAC belongs to Daphnia magna isolate NIES linkage group LG1, ASM2063170v1.1, whole genome shotgun sequence and includes:
- the LOC116930254 gene encoding uncharacterized protein LOC116930254 — protein: MATASTSSTNMSIENSSGSSTTEDCGAHVKIEEDFLNSGRTGRRNAIPDIYCPQSRVSTAELPTNFARLSCEDSGQPQVSSNANLGPNS
- the LOC116930258 gene encoding polymerase delta-interacting protein 2 isoform X2; translated protein: MAWSTMLCICRLRYNVVSASRIKTFLVEYSTRTLVEVGKLETPKIQGKYDAGQLFLHRVFGYRGVILFPWSARVYDRDILANKKATKTPDSEVNTSNQIGREVKGRNHMYYQVLIDSRDCPHIRAQTEAVTFLGQQENSKSLYAIPGLDYAAHEDVLPYRTTEHQPLCHELFEKFLMPDPDKDPPFEARETLRAWQEKNHPWLELSDVHKETTENIRVTVTPFYMGCRESQSSTVFWWRYCIRLENLGELSVQLRERHWRIFSLSGTLETVRGRGVIGQEPVLSPQQPAFQYSSHISLQAPSGHMWGTFRMEREDGHTFDCRIPPFSLESKNEDNNLPTGGV
- the LOC116930258 gene encoding polymerase delta-interacting protein 2 isoform X1, whose amino-acid sequence is MAWSTMLCICRLRYNVVSASRIKTFLVEYSTSRTLVEVGKLETPKIQGKYDAGQLFLHRVFGYRGVILFPWSARVYDRDILANKKATKTPDSEVNTSNQIGREVKGRNHMYYQVLIDSRDCPHIRAQTEAVTFLGQQENSKSLYAIPGLDYAAHEDVLPYRTTEHQPLCHELFEKFLMPDPDKDPPFEARETLRAWQEKNHPWLELSDVHKETTENIRVTVTPFYMGCRESQSSTVFWWRYCIRLENLGELSVQLRERHWRIFSLSGTLETVRGRGVIGQEPVLSPQQPAFQYSSHISLQAPSGHMWGTFRMEREDGHTFDCRIPPFSLESKNEDNNLPTGGV
- the LOC116930258 gene encoding polymerase delta-interacting protein 2 isoform X3 gives rise to the protein MAWSTMLCICRLRYNVVSASRIKTFLVEYSTSRTLVEVGKLETPKIQGKYDAGQLFLHRVFGYRGVILFPWSARVYDRDILANKKATKTPDSEVNTSNQIGREVKGRNHMYYQVLIDSRDCPHIRAQTEAVTFLGQQENSKSLYAIPGLDYAAHEDVLPYRTTEHQPLCHELFEKFLMPDPDKDPPFEARETLRAWQEKNHPWLELSDVHKETTENIRVTVTPFYMGCRESQSSTVFWWRYCIRLENLGELSVQLRERHWRIFSLSGTLETVRGRGVIGQEPVLSPQQPAFQYSSHISLQAPSGHMW